Proteins co-encoded in one Haloarchaeobius salinus genomic window:
- a CDS encoding sulfatase has translation MDVVLVTVDSLRADHVGFMDSDTAPDTPAIDSIADDALIFENAYANAPYTRASFPAILTGTYPEMYGGYRNLSEKRPYMPERFAEEGYSTGGFHSNPYLSPRFNYGRGFDRIFSGEDNQTPVAKLRRFLAHNLSRDSTLFSILQSVRTRVEGAFGSELGTPYVPADNLNEQAINWLDDTDGPVFLWVHYMDVHHPYVPHEGTDSEGIDRDRAIKVREKMISQSSSLSDSEAAELRRLYRGEIEFVDQCLADLLEAVERNCGMEETVVGFLADHGEAFGEHDYWGHPDELHDELVRIPFALDIPTKDGDRISTPVSTVDLLPTLMDVHDWEIPDRCVGESVLDYAERNKPKERLVFSQASGTKAMVADHRYKLLRYLDADEDILFDRQTDPSEHRDVSETESTVHNELSGVIEDRLAQIEASQGVEVAEVEMTDEVEQRLEDLGYK, from the coding sequence ATGGACGTTGTTCTCGTCACAGTAGACTCCTTGCGGGCGGATCATGTCGGGTTTATGGATTCCGATACTGCTCCCGATACACCGGCGATCGATTCAATTGCCGATGATGCTCTAATCTTCGAAAACGCGTATGCGAATGCACCATACACTCGTGCATCTTTCCCTGCCATCCTGACCGGGACCTACCCAGAGATGTACGGCGGTTATCGAAACCTGTCTGAGAAGCGCCCATATATGCCCGAGCGGTTCGCTGAGGAGGGGTATTCGACGGGTGGGTTTCATTCGAACCCGTACCTGAGTCCGCGATTTAATTATGGTCGTGGGTTCGATCGGATATTCAGTGGCGAGGATAACCAGACACCGGTTGCCAAACTCCGTAGGTTCCTTGCACACAACCTCTCCAGAGACTCGACTCTCTTCTCCATTCTCCAATCAGTTCGGACCCGAGTCGAGGGCGCGTTTGGGTCGGAGTTAGGAACCCCATATGTACCTGCCGACAACCTGAACGAGCAGGCCATCAACTGGCTCGACGACACTGATGGGCCAGTGTTCCTCTGGGTCCACTACATGGACGTTCATCATCCGTATGTTCCTCATGAGGGGACCGATAGCGAAGGAATAGACCGCGACCGTGCAATCAAAGTCCGAGAGAAGATGATATCACAGTCGAGTTCGCTCAGTGACTCCGAGGCAGCCGAACTGCGAAGGCTCTATCGGGGTGAAATCGAGTTCGTCGATCAGTGTCTCGCCGATCTGCTAGAGGCAGTAGAGCGAAACTGTGGGATGGAAGAGACAGTTGTCGGCTTCCTCGCCGACCATGGGGAAGCATTCGGCGAACACGACTACTGGGGGCACCCGGACGAACTTCACGATGAACTCGTTCGAATCCCGTTTGCGTTGGATATACCGACAAAAGACGGCGACCGCATCTCCACACCTGTTTCGACAGTTGACCTCTTGCCGACACTGATGGACGTTCACGACTGGGAGATACCCGACCGATGTGTCGGCGAGTCAGTGCTGGACTACGCCGAGAGAAATAAACCGAAAGAACGCCTGGTGTTCTCCCAAGCATCTGGAACGAAGGCGATGGTTGCCGACCATCGGTACAAATTACTCCGATACCTGGATGCCGACGAGGACATACTGTTTGACCGGCAAACGGACCCAAGTGAACACAGAGACGTCTCCGAAACCGAGAGCACTGTCCATAATGAACTTTCCGGTGTAATCGAGGATAGACTCGCGCAAATCGAAGCGAGTCAGGGTGTCGAAGTTGCGGAGGTTGAGATGACAGACGAGGTTGAGCAACGGCTCGAAGATCTTGGCTATAAATAA
- a CDS encoding O-antigen ligase family protein: MLIVSSIAVIATLTGTASAFGATTVGEDRYFTVQFLLVVLLVAAVSFSPRIPLDFGLLGSRRLDIRIEDLLLVIVLLSLVFDRAAVHSRIRLTRFFTALFAYLAVAGLTTVVGITLLELPLFRGVFYFLKEVEFILIAVAVSNIIRTRRQLYVLTVVFVGCALVNAGWAGYQLLMDSTGPLFQTIKQSGYYGRPVGASGTALIGEPSRLSSGGYYLAPLFLACGWLLVGRERSRSLWWGIGGLCIGIAMVASLSRASIFSAVVALVCLTLVVDRLPTYWLVTIPVTGFVALVAVSPFVPVARFRPSYVLQSIFTRFEKWDPIIASLDSTSFLGAGKGSLIPVAGVEEAHNFFLRVFVEAGAVGVLLFVLSLLMIARAGYTLYRGSKDPVVSAVGLAAVCATVSVSTAALFQDAFINVKLAESYWLLIGALGAAVQISE, encoded by the coding sequence ATGCTTATAGTCTCCAGTATCGCTGTGATTGCTACACTGACCGGCACCGCTAGTGCGTTCGGAGCTACGACTGTCGGTGAGGACAGATATTTTACAGTGCAGTTCCTGCTCGTGGTTCTGCTTGTAGCTGCAGTGAGCTTTTCTCCCCGAATTCCCTTAGACTTTGGCCTACTCGGGAGCCGACGGCTTGACATCCGGATAGAGGATCTCCTGCTCGTTATTGTTCTGCTGTCACTCGTGTTCGATAGAGCTGCAGTACACAGTCGAATTCGCCTGACGAGATTTTTCACTGCGCTCTTCGCGTACCTTGCCGTTGCAGGACTTACTACTGTCGTCGGGATAACCCTCCTTGAACTGCCGCTATTCCGTGGGGTGTTTTATTTCTTGAAGGAGGTCGAATTCATCCTCATAGCAGTTGCCGTTTCAAACATTATACGTACTCGGAGGCAACTATACGTGTTAACTGTCGTCTTCGTTGGCTGTGCCTTGGTCAATGCGGGTTGGGCGGGCTACCAACTTCTGATGGACTCCACCGGACCACTATTTCAAACAATCAAACAAAGCGGGTACTACGGACGGCCAGTTGGTGCATCTGGAACCGCTTTGATTGGAGAACCATCGCGTCTCTCGAGCGGCGGCTACTATCTAGCGCCGCTGTTTTTGGCTTGTGGATGGCTTCTCGTTGGGCGGGAACGTAGCCGTTCCCTGTGGTGGGGAATAGGTGGTCTCTGCATCGGTATCGCGATGGTTGCTTCCCTGTCGAGAGCCTCGATATTCTCGGCGGTTGTTGCGCTCGTTTGCTTGACGTTGGTCGTCGATAGGCTACCGACTTATTGGCTTGTGACTATACCTGTTACTGGATTTGTCGCCTTAGTAGCAGTCTCTCCGTTTGTCCCCGTTGCCCGGTTTCGACCGAGCTACGTCCTTCAGAGTATCTTTACTCGATTCGAAAAGTGGGATCCAATCATTGCTAGTTTAGACAGCACTTCGTTCTTAGGTGCTGGTAAAGGAAGCCTCATCCCCGTCGCTGGTGTCGAGGAAGCCCACAATTTCTTCTTACGCGTATTTGTGGAGGCCGGTGCGGTCGGCGTTCTGTTGTTCGTCCTATCGTTACTGATGATTGCCAGAGCTGGCTACACGTTGTATCGAGGAAGCAAAGATCCGGTAGTCTCAGCGGTAGGCTTGGCAGCGGTTTGTGCCACAGTCAGTGTCTCTACGGCAGCGTTGTTTCAGGACGCGTTCATCAACGTAAAACTCGCTGAATCCTACTGGCTCTTAATCGGTGCACTCGGCGCGGCTGTTCAAATTTCGGAGTAG